Proteins encoded by one window of Cannabis sativa cultivar Pink pepper isolate KNU-18-1 chromosome 4, ASM2916894v1, whole genome shotgun sequence:
- the LOC133037210 gene encoding replication protein A 32 kDa subunit A isoform X2 gives MFSATQSDNPSPFSGGGFMSSQSSQLADAGPSPAKSRDSHGLIPVTVKQISEAHHSGDEKSNFVINGVEAANVTLVGMVSDKTERNTDVSLFLDDGTGRIKCRRWVNENFDAKEMEGIENGMYVRVNGHVKIFQGTRQLVAFSVRPVSNFDEVSFHFIECIHNYLQSSKSRPGNADTQPQSADSAFSTPVKSVANGFQIAPSSQLSGQISFDAQKGCDQLVLDYLQLPSSIGKEKGIHRDELSQQLKIPVDKIMESIRSLEDEGLIYSTIDEFHFKSAA, from the exons atGTTCTCCGCCACCCAGTCCGACAATCCCTCTCCCTTCTCCGGCGGTGGCTTCATGTCCTCACAGTCATCTCAGTTGGCCGATGCTGGTCCCTCTCCGGCAAAG AGTCGTGATAGTCACGGGTTGATTCCAGTGACTGTGAAGCAGATTAGTGAGGCTCATCATTCTGGTGATGAAAAATCGAATTTTGTGATCAATGGTGTTGAAGCTGCGAAT GTTACTCTAGTTGGAATGGTCTCTGACAAAACTGAAAGAAATACCGATGTCAGTCTTTTTCTAGACGATGGAACAGGACGAATCAAATGCAGAAGATG GGTGAATGAGAACTTTGATGCAAAGGAAATGGAAGGAATTGA GAATGGCATGTATGTACGAGTTAATGGGCACGTGAAAATATTTCAAGGTACCCGACAATTGGTTGCCTTCTCTGTGAG GCCTGTGTCAAACTTCGATGAAGTTTCATTCCACTTTATTGAATGCATACACAATTACTTGCAGAGTTCCAAGTCTCGG CCAGGAAATGCTGATACTCAGCCTCAGTCTGCAGACTCTGCCTTTAGCACTCCTGTGAAAAGTGTAGCAAATGGATTTCAGATAGCACCATCCAGTCAG TTATCTGGGCAAATTAGTTTTGATGCACAAAAGGGTTGCGATCAGTTAGTACTTGACTATCTGCAGCTGCCTTCAAGCAT TGGGAAGGAAAAGGGGATACATAGAGATGAACTTTCCCAACAGCTTAAGATTCCTGTGGATAAAATTAT GGAATCTATTAGATCTCTTGAAGATGAAGGATTGATATATTCAACTATTGATGAATTTCACTTCAAATCAGCTGCGTAG
- the LOC133037210 gene encoding replication protein A 32 kDa subunit A isoform X1 codes for MFSATQSDNPSPFSGGGFMSSQSSQLADAGPSPAKSRDSHGLIPVTVKQISEAHHSGDEKSNFVINGVEAANVTLVGMVSDKTERNTDVSLFLDDGTGRIKCRRWVNENFDAKEMEGIENGMYVRVNGHVKIFQGTRQLVAFSVRPVSNFDEVSFHFIECIHNYLQSSKSRQPGNADTQPQSADSAFSTPVKSVANGFQIAPSSQLSGQISFDAQKGCDQLVLDYLQLPSSIGKEKGIHRDELSQQLKIPVDKIMESIRSLEDEGLIYSTIDEFHFKSAA; via the exons atGTTCTCCGCCACCCAGTCCGACAATCCCTCTCCCTTCTCCGGCGGTGGCTTCATGTCCTCACAGTCATCTCAGTTGGCCGATGCTGGTCCCTCTCCGGCAAAG AGTCGTGATAGTCACGGGTTGATTCCAGTGACTGTGAAGCAGATTAGTGAGGCTCATCATTCTGGTGATGAAAAATCGAATTTTGTGATCAATGGTGTTGAAGCTGCGAAT GTTACTCTAGTTGGAATGGTCTCTGACAAAACTGAAAGAAATACCGATGTCAGTCTTTTTCTAGACGATGGAACAGGACGAATCAAATGCAGAAGATG GGTGAATGAGAACTTTGATGCAAAGGAAATGGAAGGAATTGA GAATGGCATGTATGTACGAGTTAATGGGCACGTGAAAATATTTCAAGGTACCCGACAATTGGTTGCCTTCTCTGTGAG GCCTGTGTCAAACTTCGATGAAGTTTCATTCCACTTTATTGAATGCATACACAATTACTTGCAGAGTTCCAAGTCTCGG CAGCCAGGAAATGCTGATACTCAGCCTCAGTCTGCAGACTCTGCCTTTAGCACTCCTGTGAAAAGTGTAGCAAATGGATTTCAGATAGCACCATCCAGTCAG TTATCTGGGCAAATTAGTTTTGATGCACAAAAGGGTTGCGATCAGTTAGTACTTGACTATCTGCAGCTGCCTTCAAGCAT TGGGAAGGAAAAGGGGATACATAGAGATGAACTTTCCCAACAGCTTAAGATTCCTGTGGATAAAATTAT GGAATCTATTAGATCTCTTGAAGATGAAGGATTGATATATTCAACTATTGATGAATTTCACTTCAAATCAGCTGCGTAG